In Myotis daubentonii chromosome 6, mMyoDau2.1, whole genome shotgun sequence, a genomic segment contains:
- the SPACA1 gene encoding sperm acrosome membrane-associated protein 1, with protein MRPGGGCPAALLLAVGWLLLAGLPAARGVNVTALQDPGRARSLDEGEHYGDGDGEGEGEAEEGAENYPGESEHPSQPEVVKEVEFGMCTVTCGVGIREVMLTNGCPGGESKCIVRVEECRGPVDCGWGKPISESLDSVKLACVHTAPENRFKYIWKILRPEQQPVVLANDSAILEVSRPIHPLDYECDTFENNEIVASLRFTVYTSNELQMKRSKGPDTDAVLVFVLTIGVVMCIFVIFVLIFIIINWAAVKSFWEGKVSGTEVRSEQTSVKGKGSASLERSPTGIRGREDDALSEWND; from the exons ATGAGGCCCGGGGGCGGCTGCCCCGCGGCGCTGCTGCTGGCGGTGGGCTGGCTGCTGCTGGCGGGCCTCCCGGCCGCCCGCGGGGTCAACGTCACCGCCCTCCAGGACCCCGGCCGGGCCCGCTCCCTGGACGAGGGCGAGCACTACGGCGATGGTGatggcgagggcgagggcgaggccGAGGAGGGGGCGGAGAACTACCCGGGCGAGTCCGAGCACCCGTCGCAGCCCGAGG TAGTGAAAGAAGTAGAATTTGGGATGTGCACTGTTACATGTG GTGTTGGTATTAGAGAAGTTATGTTAACAAATGGATGCCCTGGAGGTGAATCTAAGTGCATTGTACGCGTGGAAGAATGTCGTGGACCAGTAGACTGTGGCT gggGTAAACCAATATCAGAAAGTCTTGACAGTGTGAAACTGGCCTGTGTTCATACAGCTCCTGAAAATCGTttcaaatatatttggaaaattctAAGGCCAGAGCAA caacccGTTGTACTTGCAAATGATTCAGCAATCCTAGAAGTAAGCAGGCCAATTCACCCCTTGGATTATGAGTGCGATACCTTCGAGAATAATGAAATAGTAGCATCTCTTAGATTCACAGTCTATACCTCAAATG aaTTGCAGATGAAAAGATCAAAAGGACCGGACACTGATGCAGTGCTAGTGTTTGTGCTGACCATCGGAGTTGTGATGTGTATATTTGTGATCTTTGTGCTGATCTTCATAATTATAAACTG GGCGGCAGTAAAGTCTTTCTGGGAGGGAAAAGTCTCAGGGACTGAGGTACGTTCTGAGCAGACTTCAGTGAAAGGCAAAGGGTCAGCTTCTCTTGAACGATCGCCAACAGGAATACGTGGACGTGAAGATGACGCCCTGAGCGAGTGGAATGATTAA